GCGCGCACCTGATCGGCAAGGGCGACGTTATCGGTGACGAGCGCAATGCGCTCCTCAGAGGCGAGTTTGGGGTCTGGATGCCCCGCAGCGTTGCGATAGACCTCGATGGCACCATCAGCCTCGGCGCGGAACCCCTCGACGATCACCAAGTCAACGTCATCGGCGATCTTGGCGACAAGCTCGTCACGCGATGGCTCGCCCTGCGGTGTGCTCACGAAGATCGCGTACTGATCCGAAGCGCTGAGAATGACGGGGTTGGCACCGGCCTGCGCGTACTTCCAGGAGTCCTTGCCCTCGACATCGACGCCGCCCGTCCTGTGACCATGATGCTTGATGACGCCAACGCGGATGCCCATGCCCGTGAGCAACTCCACGACGCGCGTGGTGAACGTCGTCTTTCCGGAATTTGACCACCCGGTCATCGTTATGACAGGCACTTCGCTCATGGATTCTCCTTGCGTGACGCCCGACCATCATTGTGCTGAGCAAAGTATAGCGCAGCTCTCCGACAAAGCACGGAGCAGTTCGAGGCAGACACTGTCGGTGGTGATGCGCACATGCTCGCTCCTGAACGGGGGAAGTCCGAAAACGCTCGCCTTTCTGTCCGAATTTGCTCCTGCTTTGGTCTGGGTTCGTTCAGATTGTCGG
This window of the Coriobacteriaceae bacterium genome carries:
- the mobB gene encoding molybdopterin-guanine dinucleotide biosynthesis protein B; translation: MSEVPVITMTGWSNSGKTTFTTRVVELLTGMGIRVGVIKHHGHRTGGVDVEGKDSWKYAQAGANPVILSASDQYAIFVSTPQGEPSRDELVAKIADDVDLVIVEGFRAEADGAIEVYRNAAGHPDPKLASEERIALVTDNVALADQVRAEGKPVFGLEDFEAVARYFLELAGIDTSTL